In a genomic window of Hoeflea sp. 108:
- a CDS encoding Gfo/Idh/MocA family oxidoreductase codes for MAIEASKKEAGSGRIRLGMVGGGQGAFIGAVHRMAARLDDQYELVAGALSSSPERAKASAADLGLPADRSYGSFEDMAKAEAARPDGIEAVSIVTPNHMHAPAARAFLEAGIHVICDKPITTTLKEAEELAALVKTSGKLFVLTHNYTGYPMIRQAREMVANGDLGEIRVVQAEYPQDWLTEPAERSGSKQAEWRTDPKRSGAGGAIGDIGTHAYNLAAFVTGLKTAQVLAQLTSFVEGRPLDDDVQILLRYHGGARGMLWASQVAVGNENGLKLRVYGTKGGLEWTQADPNYLWFTPFGKPKQLLTRAGSGAGAAATRVTRVPSGHPEGYLEGFATIYTEAARAIRAAREGRNADADVIYPTVQDGIDGMKFIEASVASSKAGNVWTKIG; via the coding sequence GGAAGCCGGCAGCGGCCGCATCCGCCTGGGCATGGTTGGCGGCGGTCAGGGCGCCTTCATCGGCGCTGTCCACCGCATGGCCGCGCGGCTCGACGACCAGTATGAGCTGGTCGCCGGCGCGCTGTCGTCCAGCCCCGAAAGGGCCAAGGCCTCGGCTGCCGATCTCGGCCTTCCCGCCGACCGATCCTACGGTTCGTTCGAAGACATGGCCAAGGCGGAGGCTGCACGCCCCGACGGCATCGAGGCCGTCTCCATCGTGACGCCGAACCATATGCACGCGCCTGCCGCAAGGGCCTTCCTCGAGGCTGGTATCCATGTGATCTGCGACAAGCCGATCACCACCACGCTCAAGGAGGCCGAAGAACTCGCCGCGCTGGTGAAGACGTCGGGCAAGCTGTTTGTGTTGACCCACAATTACACCGGTTATCCGATGATCCGGCAGGCGCGCGAAATGGTCGCCAATGGCGATCTCGGCGAAATCCGTGTCGTGCAGGCCGAATATCCCCAGGACTGGCTGACCGAGCCGGCGGAACGCTCCGGCTCCAAGCAGGCCGAATGGCGCACCGATCCCAAGCGCTCCGGTGCCGGCGGCGCCATCGGCGATATCGGCACGCATGCCTATAACCTCGCCGCCTTCGTTACCGGGCTGAAAACCGCGCAGGTGCTGGCGCAGCTAACCTCCTTCGTCGAGGGCCGCCCGCTCGACGACGATGTGCAGATCCTGCTTCGCTACCATGGCGGCGCGCGCGGCATGCTGTGGGCAAGCCAGGTGGCTGTCGGCAACGAAAACGGATTGAAGCTGCGCGTCTATGGCACAAAGGGCGGCCTAGAATGGACGCAGGCCGACCCGAACTATCTCTGGTTTACGCCCTTTGGCAAGCCGAAGCAGCTGCTCACCCGAGCCGGGTCCGGCGCGGGTGCGGCCGCGACGCGCGTCACGCGTGTTCCAAGCGGCCACCCCGAAGGCTATCTCGAAGGTTTCGCCACCATCTATACCGAAGCAGCCCGCGCCATCCGCGCAGCGCGCGAAGGCAGGAATGCCGATGCCGACGTGATCTACCCCACCGTACAGGACGGCATCGATGGCATGAAGTTCATCGAAGCCTCCGTCGCCTCATCGAAAGCCGGCAATGTGTGGACAAAGATCGGATGA
- a CDS encoding sugar ABC transporter ATP-binding protein: MSVVSQPQDHKAFMAGHGLAKAFGGVEVLKDISLDIRSGEVHAIIGENGAGKSTLMKILAGHLAPARGSITIDGETVVFNGPVDAEHRGIVLVHQEILLAPDLTVAQNIYLGREIKKGLSVDDKAMNAGAAKAVRNLGANIDPKTVVGRLSIAQRQLVQIARALLVPHRLVIFDEPTASLTPIETNALLQVISGIRKSGAAVLYISHRLPEVKTLADRVTVLRDGKLVTTREAAGLEPLDMAQLMVGRDVSKLYPDHVAPEGKDYVLEVENMDVPGYARNASFKLKRGEILGLAGLVGAGRTELMEGIVGLRPAKGMIRLNGRQVAFANAKQSMKAGIVYLSEDRKGKGLLLQEALGLNLTLAGLQKFVRGVMLDRKAERAALDQAIAEFDIRTRNKDLLAGQLSGGNQQKLLIAKMMMLKPDIVIIDEPTRGIDIGTKEQIYTFIVDLARQGKSVIVVSSEMPELIGISDRIVVMREGVIADELSGEHMNEREIVVLATGVKTSEAA, from the coding sequence ATGTCCGTGGTATCTCAGCCGCAGGACCACAAGGCCTTCATGGCTGGACATGGGCTCGCCAAGGCCTTTGGCGGTGTCGAGGTGCTGAAAGACATCTCGCTAGATATCCGCTCTGGTGAGGTGCATGCCATCATCGGCGAGAACGGCGCAGGCAAATCCACGCTGATGAAGATCCTCGCGGGCCATCTCGCGCCGGCGCGCGGATCAATCACGATCGACGGCGAGACCGTCGTCTTCAACGGACCTGTGGATGCCGAGCATCGCGGCATCGTGCTGGTGCATCAGGAAATCCTGCTGGCGCCCGATCTGACTGTTGCCCAGAACATCTATCTTGGCCGCGAGATCAAAAAGGGCCTGAGCGTCGACGACAAGGCCATGAATGCGGGCGCGGCGAAGGCCGTGCGTAACCTTGGCGCCAATATCGATCCGAAAACCGTCGTCGGTCGCCTTTCGATCGCCCAGCGTCAACTCGTGCAGATTGCCCGCGCACTTCTGGTGCCGCACCGTCTGGTCATTTTCGACGAGCCGACCGCCTCGCTGACCCCGATAGAAACCAATGCGCTGCTCCAGGTGATTTCCGGTATCCGCAAATCGGGAGCGGCAGTCCTCTATATCTCCCACCGCCTGCCGGAAGTGAAGACGCTGGCCGACCGTGTCACTGTGCTGCGCGACGGCAAGCTGGTCACCACCCGCGAGGCAGCCGGCCTCGAACCGCTCGATATGGCCCAGTTGATGGTGGGCCGCGACGTGTCCAAGCTCTATCCCGATCACGTTGCGCCCGAGGGCAAGGACTATGTGCTCGAAGTCGAGAACATGGATGTGCCCGGTTATGCCCGCAACGCCTCGTTCAAACTGAAGCGCGGCGAAATCCTCGGCCTTGCCGGCCTTGTCGGCGCCGGCCGTACCGAATTGATGGAAGGCATCGTCGGCCTGCGCCCCGCCAAGGGCATGATCCGGCTGAACGGAAGGCAGGTTGCCTTTGCGAATGCCAAGCAAAGCATGAAGGCGGGCATCGTCTATCTTTCCGAAGATCGCAAGGGCAAGGGCCTGCTGCTGCAGGAGGCGCTCGGCCTGAACCTGACGCTGGCCGGCCTGCAGAAATTCGTGCGCGGGGTGATGCTCGACCGCAAGGCCGAACGCGCCGCTCTCGATCAGGCGATTGCCGAATTCGATATTCGCACCCGCAACAAGGACCTGCTGGCCGGCCAGCTTTCCGGCGGCAACCAGCAGAAACTGCTGATCGCCAAGATGATGATGCTGAAGCCTGACATCGTCATCATCGATGAGCCGACGCGCGGCATCGACATCGGCACCAAGGAGCAGATCTACACGTTCATCGTCGACCTCGCCCGGCAGGGCAAGTCGGTGATCGTGGTCTCTTCCGAAATGCCCGAGCTGATCGGCATATCCGACCGCATCGTTGTGATGCGCGAGGGGGTGATTGCCGATGAGTTGAGCGGCGAACACATGAACGAGCGAGAGATCGTCGTGCTTGCGACGGGCGTTAAAACTTCTGAGGCGGCTTGA
- a CDS encoding ABC transporter permease produces the protein MTDTTTTAPQRRSLWQDVDLRAVAPFIALALLLVLGSFAHDNFLTANNLLNVMTRSAYIAIIAIGATFVITAGGLDLSVGAMTAFIASLAIMFMNVGGIDNPLTMVLAAAALMLAIGMACGLTNGLVITLGKIEPFIATLGMMGIYRGLTTWLFARRRDHAAQSGGAGGSIARSISAISFRHSLPPYLQSSSRQRSRPFILYRTSFGRHVIAVGLE, from the coding sequence ATGACCGACACGACGACCACGGCCCCGCAAAGACGCAGCCTCTGGCAGGATGTCGACCTGCGCGCCGTCGCCCCCTTCATCGCACTGGCGCTGCTTCTGGTGCTGGGCTCGTTTGCCCATGACAATTTCCTGACGGCCAACAATCTGCTGAACGTCATGACGCGCTCGGCCTACATCGCAATCATTGCGATTGGCGCGACCTTCGTCATCACCGCCGGCGGGCTTGATCTGTCCGTCGGCGCCATGACCGCCTTTATCGCCTCGCTCGCCATCATGTTCATGAATGTGGGCGGTATCGACAATCCGTTGACGATGGTTCTGGCTGCCGCGGCACTTATGCTGGCAATCGGCATGGCCTGTGGGCTGACCAATGGACTGGTCATAACCCTGGGCAAGATCGAGCCCTTCATCGCCACACTTGGCATGATGGGCATCTATCGCGGCCTGACCACTTGGCTTTTCGCAAGGCGGCGCGATCACGCTGCGCAATCCGGAGGTGCAGGCGGGTCTATCGCCCGGTCTATTTCGGCAATCTCTTTTCGGCATTCCTTACCCCCGTACTTGCAATCTTCATCACGGCAGCGATCGCGGCCGTTCATTCTGTACCGCACCTCGTTTGGCCGGCATGTGATCGCGGTCGGGCTCGAATGA